The sequence AGTGGCGCcggtgcagtggggctggccagcagcagatggcagccgctctcctcacctcttccccagggctcagggcagagcaTGTCCTGATGCCCTTCCTGCGGGACGGGCTAGGGGGTGTCACGGCAGGGCTCCACTGCGGCCGGCCGAGGTCTGGGAGGCGCCCGACGCCGCTGAGCCTGGGCCTGCCTACAGCCGTCGGAGGAGCCGTCGGAGGGGCCGCTGCTCCTTGTTTAGAGCCAGGGGCTTAGCGGGTATCTGGGAGCCCCCGGCGGTCCTCCGGCTCTTTGGGCCCCGTGGTGCATGAGCCAGGGTGGAGTAGTGCCCTGTGAAGCTAGATATGAGCGAGGAGGATGGATCCACCGGCATTGCCTGGGGCTGGTTTTGAAGGGAATCCTCCTCCATGGCCCCTCGATGCTCTGAAGGTGCAGTCATCCCTGTGTTCACCTCCATGGGCTCATGGCCATTCTCTGGGGGTTTGATTTCCATGGGCTGGATGCACTTGCTGGAGCTGTTGCTGCTCTTATCAGCCCTCTGCGGGCCTCTCACCCTGCCTGAGACGTTCCAGTCACCCCTTCTCAATCATCCACCTGACTGTGGCCTCTCAGTCTCATTTCAGAGGCTCCGATGGTCTCTTCCCAATGGCAGCACACTGACTGAGGGCTCTCGGTGGTGTTTCAGAGGCTCCAACACCCTGTTCTCAATGGCTGCACACTGACCATGGGCTCTCCATGGTGTTTCAGAGGCTCCAATGCAATGTTCTTTGTGGCACCACACTGACTGTGGGCTCTCCATGGTGTTTCAGAGGCTCCAATGCAATGTTCTTTGTGGCACCACACTGACTGTGGGCTCTCGGTGGTGTTTCACAGGCTCCAATGCCATGTTCTCCATGGCTGCACACTGACCGTGGGCACTCCATGGTGTTTCAGAGGCTCCAATGCCCTGTTCTCTCATCTCACTGTCTTTGGGCTCTTGCTCTCACTTGGCTTTGCCAGATCCTCCTCTCCCAAGCATGTTTGGTGTCAAGAGTATGGGTGCACAGCAGTGGAAATTCCTGTGGCTCAGGGGGTAGAAGGCCCCACTGGTAGTGATCCTTGAAGGCCCCACTGGAGGAAGCCATTTAATACCTGAAGGCAATCAAGAAGAGGTATAGATACAGCAGTTAATTTTGAGAAGGTGAATAATGAACTATTTTTGTGTAATAGAGCCTACATGGCATGCATGTAGGGGGTTCAGGGTTAAAGCAGACATAGGGAACTGCTTCTTCAAATTAGAAGATGAAACAAAATTATCAAACCAATGCCAGGAGATGTTTCAGAGATCCCAACATTGTGTTCCAAGAGAGGTCAGATAAGTGAGTGAGTTTTCAAAGCTGTGCCTCACTGGGATGCCCATTCTCTTGGAAAAGTATGCTTGAAGAGGAGGCATTCTCTTTTTGTTCTGGGACTGATAGACTGTCTCCAAATATTTTGACACTTCTGCACTTCTGAGCATACAGAAATGTTTAGATTAAACGACAAGAGATTGATATCCTCTGGTATCATTGGTAAAGCCTTTGTCAATACATAGGGGGTGGTATGACCAATTGATTCTTCCAAGGAGGAGCTGTCCTTGAATTTCTTCCCCTCACAGCTGTGTACCTGCTGTGTGCACACAACAGACAGACTCTGCTGTTCCTTCTCCTAATCTGACTGCCTGTTGCCTGATGCAGAGGATGCTAAGCACAAGCAAAGGCCGCCTGAGAAGCACAAGCAAAGAGAGGTTATTCTCTGCTTACCATCAGCAGATGATCTTGGGGCACTCTCGGCAAGCAGGGTTCTGTGCCTAGCAGTGGCTCTGACGGACAGACGCCACGGAcaccacacttccttctttcacttcatgtAGACATCAGAGCTGGCCTCAACACGGCACTGCCAAGAAGGATCAAGAGATCATAAATGTGCTTTCCTATATGTGGCCTGAAATACAGTCAGAGTACTTAGGAAGTGGAGCAGGACCTGGATTCTGATAAAAAAGCTTCCCAGAGCTGCCAAAATCTTACGAACAAGGCTACAGGAGGCAGCGTGAGCTGACCGCTGACCCAAGCTAGGCCTGCTGCCAAAAAAGGAGAGCAGGCGTTGTAGAGCAGGGCTCTTGTGGAGCCTGCAACAGCCAGGCCCCCTGAGCTGACGGACTCTGATCGCTCCTCACACTGATCAAAGATCTTGGCAGTGTTCAGCCATAGGCTGTCACTGGATTTCCATTGGGGGTGTCCCAGATGCAGCCTTGAGGAGCGCCTCTTGCACTACACAACTGCCGTTAGGCCACTGCTCCGCCAGAATGTGGCACGGACAGATGAGCGTGTGCCTTGAATTGCATTGCCCAAGGGTCATGCTGTAGGGTTCTAGGGGCTTGCTTTGCCTGTGACTCCCCATGACAGACTTGAGGAACCCACTTGGCAGTTCCTGCCTGCACAGGCAACACAGAGACCTGAGGAGAGTCAGAGTATCTTGTGATTGCCCCATGGCAGGAACCCAAGGTCAGGGAGCCTTACTtacaaaactggtgaaatgaAATCCCTTCacctcagctcttctgccaaggTGCTCAGCCCAATGCTGCGGCAggtgagcagtgctcagcccaactctgggggagctgagcagtcAGCAAACTATGCCCATGCTTCCCTGCAAATAAAACACACAGATACAGATGCAGCATTTGCTCAGACACAACAATTATTTACATCTatgaagagaggggaaaagatcCCTGAAAAAATGGATGCTGTGGAAGAGGCAAGGACAGTCACATCCCTGGTGGTGATACAGACCTGTGGGgggcacagctctctgcatgACTCTAGATGCTCGTCTGGTCTTGGAGACCCCCTGGTACAGCCTCTCCATGAGCCTGTGCTGAATCTCCTCAAACTGTCTCAATGCTTTGGtatgggcagcctgatcctgcACAAGGTGCTCCAAGAGGTTGGCTGGTTTGTACGTTTGGAAGTCTGGAGGCAAAATGATCTCCTTGGGCATCTCAGCGTTGCCAAAGAAGAAGAAGTTGAGCTGCTTCTGTTCCAGACAGCGGTGCAGGTAGTTCATGATATCTGCCAGGCGTATGATGCAGTCCTGTCTGCACCATCCTGACACGGGTGTGGTGTTGAGGAGGTGCATGACAACTGTCTTGAGCATATAGAGGGAAATGTCCGTGCCCTCCAGGATGGAGGTGCAGAGATGAAGGCATTTGAAGTGGAAGCTGCCTTGTGGGACCTGTTTGGCCATGtggctgaagaacttcttctctGCCACAAGGTAGTTCGTTGTCCACACGGTGCTTGGGCTGTCCGCTGCAGGAAGACTGCTGAGGAAGATATCTGAGTCACCTTGTTGCACTCCAAACAAGATCTCAACAATGAGGCTACTCCCAGAGTCacttttcagctgcagcaggcaggtggtCTGGCTGTAGGGCAGCACATTCACCTTGTAGTGTGACCGAGGCAATGCCGTCCAGGCTTTCTTCACCAAATCCTGAAACCACTCTGCAACTTTTGCCGCGTCTAGGTATGAGCGGGTACAGAGGATGTCTAGGACCTTGGGTGCCTTCTTtatcctcctcagctgcttcttagTGCTGTGGAGGAAGCACAGACTGTTCTGTCCCCCACAGCTGCATTCCAGCTCCACATGGATGTGGGAGACCATGGCTGGAATCTGGCACCTGCCGCACAGTGGCTGTAGCCAGAACTTGTGGCCAGTGGGGGCCTTCAGGGGCACAAGTATGTGGTACATAACTTTATCAACCTCATAGGGACTCCATCCTTCAAACGAGCTGCCCACACCAAtggcctcctgcagcactggcatAAAAGTACTTGACAGGTGAATTCGCAAGACCTGCAGGAGCTCATCCACCAGGCCCTTTACCACCTCACTCCTGGAGATTATTTTCTGCACAGGCCACTGGAGATGCCTGTCATGGGATGAAAGGATGGCAAAACTTCTGTCTTCTGCATCAGTTTCTTTCTCATCCCCCTCAACTGTGCTGCTGATTGAGATCTCACTCGTGCTGCGCACTGAGTCTGTCTTACGGCGCCTTGTCCTGAGCCACCAGCAGAGCCAAAACAGGAGGACTAGCACTCCAGCAATGGCAGCAAagagcacagctccccaggttgtgatgctctgctcctgagaCCTCTGCTGCAGGATCGTGGGCACCAGGCTCCACTGAGgttggcttctcctctccatctcctccatcagaCGAGTCATCTCCCGGTTCATCTCCTTCTCGCGCTCCTCCATGCGCTTCCATGcggcctcatccagcttctcGTGAACCTTCACTGAGAACAGGATAAAGCCTTGCAGAAGCAAAGCGAAGAGCTTTGTAGCAGCCATGGCctgcaggaaaagggagagaaagaattcagtggggctgggaaggagggagtTATTTTTTGACAGCAAgtagaggagctgcaggaactggGGAGAGGTAGGACCTCacgggctgcaggcagctggaacgCCGCAAGGGTCTACATCCAGccccagcatcagcagcactcagctcagGGTGCTCCTGTGAGCACGTGGTGCCTTAGTGCAGGGTGAGGCCTCCTATGCCCCAGGGAGCTACCCCTCTGCCTTGGCTCTCATCCACCCTGCCCTCCCTACACCCACACTTACCGTTAGCCGAAGCTCTactgaggcactgctgcccagtgccGCGTTTATAGCTGCTCACCCATTGTGATGTCACAAACCACACAAGGTGGAGTTGCCACGCCCACTGGCCCAGTTCAGTGACTCACAGCCCCCCAAGGCAGCCAAACCCCTGACCCCTACAAAGTGCAAAGCCACCATGGAGGATGTGGTACCCAGGGACTCCTCTTCCCAGgcagagagacctcaaagagcctTACAAAAACTCAGATCAGGTGACACAATCCTGGGACCTGGTGTTGCTCCTTGAGGTGCCATCCAAAGAGCTGGAATCGTCTCCCTTGGTGCTGGCCCCTTTGATTGTGGTTGTGGCTGTGCTCTTGGTGCCATCATAACACAAATGGTGCCATGCTGGTGGTGTGTCATGTGATGGCAGGATGGGAcctgagagcaggaggcagcacgATCAAAGATCTTGTCAGTCTTTGGCCTCATATTGTCATTGTATTTGCACTTCAGGTGCCCCAAAATGCAGCTATGAGAGCACCTCTTCCACTACGCAACTGCTGTTAGTGCCCTGCCTCTCCAAAACGTGGCAGAGACAGAGTGCGTGTGTGCCTTGGATTGCAACCACACTGATGGATGATCTTGCCACCTCACGGGGGTTGCCCAAGGGTCATGCTGTAGGGCTCCAAGGCCTTGCTTTGCCTATGGAACCCACTTCAGACTTTCTGCCTGCACAGGCAATGGTGTAAAGCTGTGGAAGGACAGATTTTCTTGGCATTGCCCCATGGCAGAGGCACGGTGCGGGCAGGGAACCTTACGTGCAGAACTGGTGAAGCCTCAGCCTGAACCacctcagctcttctgccagcGTGCTCAGCCTGACtctgtggcagctgagcagtcaGCAACCTGTGCCCACATTTCCCAATACAACAAAGCACAGACACAGGTGCAGCATTTGCCCAAACACAACATCTACTCCCAGCTGTGCACAGAGGAAGGAGTGGAAGgcctggaaggggctggggtggtCACTGTCCAGGTGATGACTGGAGTCTCTCTCACAAGCCTCCTTGCAATGGCCTCTTCTGCTGCATCAGTCCAGAattcacacaacacttagaggatggccaagggatcaggcccagccagcatgggtataggaagagcaggtcctgcctgaccaacctgatctccttctatgatcaggtgacccgcctggtggatgtggggtggcccgtggatgtagtctacctggacctcagcaaggcctttgacaccgttccccatagcaaactcctgaccaagatgttagcccatggcttggatgggagcacactgcgatgggttaggaactggctggagggccgagcccagagagtggtggtgaatggtgccacatccagctggcagccagtcactagtggtatgccccagggatcagtgctgggccccatgctctttaacatctttattgatgatctggacgaggacattgagtccatcatcagtaaatttgctgacgacaccaagctgggggcaggagttgatctgctggagggtagagaggctctgcagagggacctcgacaggctgggcagatgggcagagtccaacggcatgagattgaacacatccaagtgccgggttctgcacattggccacagcaaccccatgcagagctacaggctggggtcagagtggctggagagcagtcaggctgagagggacctgggggtgctggttaatggtagactgaacatgagccagcagtgtgcccaggtggccaagagggcc is a genomic window of Dryobates pubescens isolate bDryPub1 chromosome Z, bDryPub1.pri, whole genome shotgun sequence containing:
- the LOC128899520 gene encoding inositol 1,4,5-trisphosphate receptor-interacting protein-like 1; the encoded protein is MEIKPPENGHEPMEVNTGMTAPSEHRGAMEEDSLQNQPQAMPVDPSSSLISSFTGHYSTLAHAPRGPKSRRTAGGSPIPAKPLALNKEQRPLRRPLRRLLRWGLAVGPRQCNERRRCGPLETVGDGQRPWRPPNISGDHGSFGDSPASPPRLMGRGHGPSRVHVHSELSARLPKAWVEMKPHQTGSEDHGTPADPPGKQTLSILPSHCRWSNSSPTGEVISDGFRQFYKAMAATKLFALLLQGFILFSVKVHEKLDEAAWKRMEEREKEMNREMTRLMEEMERRSQPQWSLVPTILQQRSQEQSITTWGAVLFAAIAGVLVLLFWLCWWLRTRRRKTDSVRSTSEISISSTVEGDEKETDAEDRSFAILSSHDRHLQWPVQKIISRSEVVKGLVDELLQVLRIHLSSTFMPVLQEAIGVGSSFEGWSPYEVDKVMYHILVPLKAPTGHKFWLQPLCGRCQIPAMVSHIHVELECSCGGQNSLCFLHSTKKQLRRIKKAPKVLDILCTRSYLDAAKVAEWFQDLVKKAWTALPRSHYKVNVLPYSQTTCLLQLKSDSGSSLIVEILFGVQQGDSDIFLSSLPAADSPSTVWTTNYLVAEKKFFSHMAKQVPQGSFHFKCLHLCTSILEGTDISLYMLKTVVMHLLNTTPVSGWCRQDCIIRLADIMNYLHRCLEQKQLNFFFFGNAEMPKEIILPPDFQTYKPANLLEHLVQDQAAHTKALRQFEEIQHRLMERLYQGVSKTRRASRVMQRAVPPTGIKWLPPVGPSRITTSGAFYPLSHRNFHCCAPILLTPNMLGRGGSGKAK